The Mycolicibacterium mageritense genome contains a region encoding:
- a CDS encoding pyridoxamine 5'-phosphate oxidase family protein, which yields MPKGQELDVLSRRQCLDLLNKVRVGRLVFTEEALPAVQPVNFRLWHDDVVFRVAGGAKLSAATEKQVVAFEADELDADLHTGWSVTVVGHAQTVTDVDELVAIAGTFVQPWVDGRRDHFVRIRTEKVTGRQFRSRGVPHYLGTDTGASTVS from the coding sequence ATGCCCAAGGGACAAGAACTCGACGTTCTCAGCCGCAGGCAGTGCCTGGATCTGTTGAACAAGGTCCGCGTGGGCCGCCTGGTGTTCACCGAGGAGGCGTTGCCCGCGGTGCAACCGGTCAACTTCCGGCTCTGGCACGACGACGTGGTGTTCCGGGTCGCAGGCGGCGCCAAGCTGTCAGCGGCCACCGAGAAGCAGGTGGTGGCATTCGAGGCCGACGAGTTGGATGCCGACCTGCACACCGGCTGGAGCGTGACCGTGGTTGGGCATGCACAAACCGTCACCGACGTGGACGAGCTCGTCGCCATCGCCGGGACGTTCGTCCAACCGTGGGTCGACGGCAGACGTGACCACTTCGTCCGGATCCGCACCGAGAAGGTGACCGGCCGCCAGTTCCGCAGCCGCGGTGTGCCGCACTACCTCGGCACCGATACCGGCGCCTCGACGGTCTCCTGA
- the mshB gene encoding N-acetyl-1-D-myo-inositol-2-amino-2-deoxy-alpha-D-glucopyranoside deacetylase: MPAHEKPRLLFVHAHPDDETLTTGATIAHYVARGAEVRVVTCTLGEEGEVIGERYAQLAVDHADQLGGYRISELTAALAALGVGAPQFLGGAGHWRDSGMDGTPARGRQRFVDADMDEAVGALVDIIREMRPHVVVTYDPDGGYGHPDHIQTHRVTTRAVAAAAEHWAIPKFYWTVMATSAMGAGLKALGDVPAEWIRVNIEDVPFGYPDGRIDAVVDANASREAKVAAMRAHATQVTVSPDAQACALSNNIALPILGEEHYVLVAGTAGPRDARGWETDLLAGLDLE, encoded by the coding sequence ATGCCTGCGCACGAGAAACCCCGCCTGCTGTTCGTCCACGCCCATCCCGACGACGAAACACTCACCACCGGCGCCACCATCGCGCACTACGTCGCACGTGGTGCCGAGGTCCGGGTGGTCACCTGCACGTTGGGGGAAGAGGGGGAGGTGATCGGCGAGCGCTATGCGCAACTGGCGGTCGACCACGCCGACCAGCTCGGCGGCTACCGCATCAGTGAACTGACCGCGGCCCTGGCCGCGCTCGGGGTCGGCGCACCGCAGTTCCTCGGCGGCGCCGGGCATTGGCGTGATTCCGGGATGGACGGCACACCGGCGCGCGGGCGGCAGCGATTCGTCGACGCCGACATGGACGAAGCGGTCGGCGCACTGGTCGACATCATCCGGGAGATGCGCCCGCACGTCGTCGTCACCTACGACCCCGACGGCGGGTACGGGCATCCCGACCACATCCAGACACACCGCGTCACGACTCGAGCCGTCGCCGCCGCAGCTGAACACTGGGCCATACCGAAGTTCTATTGGACGGTCATGGCCACCAGTGCGATGGGGGCCGGCCTGAAGGCGTTGGGCGACGTACCCGCCGAATGGATCAGGGTGAACATCGAGGACGTGCCGTTCGGTTACCCGGACGGCCGTATCGATGCCGTCGTCGACGCCAATGCCTCGCGGGAGGCCAAGGTGGCCGCCATGCGCGCACATGCCACCCAGGTCACGGTCTCTCCTGACGCGCAGGCCTGCGCGCTGTCCAACAACATCGCCTTGCCCATCCTCGGCGAGGAGCACTACGTCCTGGTCGCGGGAACGGCGGGCCCGCGCGATGCCCGCGGTTGGGAAACCGACCTACTCGCCGGCCTGGATCTGGAATAG
- a CDS encoding YceI family protein: MTAAVALDTDLTAGTWAIDPVHSSINFSVRHLMVSKVRGSFETFSGEIVVAEDGTPSVSATIDVNSINTRNEQRDAHVRSADFFDAENHPTATFVSTGVRRDGDDYVVDGDFTLKGVTKPVSLKLEFNGVNPGMGQGPVAGFEASVVLNRKDFGIDIDMPLETGGTVIGDKVTITLEIEALKQA, from the coding sequence ATGACTGCAGCAGTAGCACTGGACACCGACCTGACCGCCGGAACCTGGGCGATCGACCCCGTGCACTCCTCGATCAACTTTTCAGTCCGGCATCTGATGGTGAGCAAGGTTCGCGGCAGCTTCGAGACGTTCAGCGGCGAAATCGTCGTCGCCGAGGACGGCACCCCGTCGGTGAGTGCCACCATCGACGTCAACTCGATCAACACCCGCAACGAGCAGCGCGACGCGCACGTGCGGTCTGCAGACTTCTTCGACGCCGAGAATCACCCCACCGCCACGTTCGTCTCGACCGGTGTGCGGCGCGACGGCGACGACTACGTCGTCGACGGTGACTTCACCCTCAAGGGCGTGACCAAGCCGGTTTCGCTCAAGCTCGAGTTCAACGGCGTCAACCCCGGCATGGGCCAGGGACCGGTTGCGGGCTTCGAGGCCTCGGTCGTCTTGAACCGCAAGGACTTCGGTATCGACATCGACATGCCGCTGGAGACCGGTGGCACCGTCATCGGCGACAAGGTGACCATCACCCTCGAGATCGAGGCGCTCAAGCAGGCCTGA
- a CDS encoding chloride channel protein, producing MNRRELEYASSIVIIGLLAGLAGMATTVLLHAVEHLTYHYSFGSLLEGVTESSPIRRALGPMVGGALAGLGWWALRRRVEIPALSATISEHRRVPRLPLTLDAALQVLLVGAGASLGREGAPRQFSVALGDLGTSRWSLTARDREILLACAAGAGLAAVYSVPVGGALFATRIMLNTWQPRAVGTALITSSLAVAVAAPVTHVRAPLDWPDPELSYLLCGFALVLAPLALGVGLAFNWIMAAARPATMTTSWLLIPGIAAAGLLIGICSVWWPELPGNGKSILTVSLSSTMTLGGAAVILFLKPTLTAVFLRAGAVGGMLTPSLATGAALGSVVALSINTWTEHHVSMPAVSLTCAAGVLAVTQRAPLWAALFVWELARPPWWVLVPFVVAAAATDTLRRLWERRREPAVPA from the coding sequence GTGAATCGGCGGGAGCTGGAATACGCCTCCAGCATTGTCATCATCGGGCTGCTCGCCGGCCTTGCCGGGATGGCGACCACCGTGTTGCTGCATGCGGTCGAGCACCTGACCTATCACTACTCGTTCGGCTCACTGCTCGAGGGCGTCACCGAAAGCAGCCCGATCCGGCGCGCGCTGGGGCCTATGGTCGGCGGCGCGCTGGCCGGGCTGGGGTGGTGGGCGTTGCGCCGTAGGGTCGAGATCCCCGCGCTGTCGGCCACCATTTCCGAGCACCGGCGCGTTCCGCGGTTGCCGCTCACCCTGGATGCCGCGCTGCAGGTGCTGCTCGTCGGCGCAGGCGCGTCGCTGGGCAGGGAGGGTGCACCACGCCAATTCTCGGTCGCACTGGGCGATCTCGGAACCTCACGGTGGTCGTTGACCGCCCGAGACCGAGAGATCCTGCTGGCCTGTGCGGCGGGCGCGGGCCTGGCCGCGGTGTACAGCGTCCCGGTGGGCGGCGCGCTGTTCGCGACGCGCATCATGCTCAACACCTGGCAACCCAGGGCTGTGGGCACCGCGCTGATCACCTCGAGCCTGGCCGTTGCCGTCGCCGCACCGGTCACCCATGTGCGTGCCCCGCTCGACTGGCCCGATCCCGAACTGTCCTATCTCCTTTGCGGTTTCGCGCTCGTGCTGGCCCCGCTCGCACTGGGCGTCGGCTTGGCGTTCAACTGGATCATGGCCGCCGCGCGGCCCGCCACCATGACGACATCCTGGTTGTTGATTCCGGGGATCGCGGCTGCCGGACTGTTGATCGGCATCTGCTCGGTGTGGTGGCCCGAACTGCCCGGCAACGGCAAGAGCATCCTGACCGTCAGCCTCAGCAGCACCATGACGCTCGGCGGCGCCGCGGTGATCCTGTTCCTCAAACCCACGCTCACCGCAGTATTTCTGCGCGCCGGCGCGGTCGGCGGAATGCTCACGCCGTCGCTGGCCACCGGCGCGGCACTGGGTTCGGTGGTGGCGCTGTCGATCAACACGTGGACCGAACACCACGTGAGCATGCCGGCCGTGTCATTGACCTGTGCCGCAGGCGTTCTGGCCGTGACGCAGCGGGCACCACTGTGGGCCGCGTTGTTCGTGTGGGAACTCGCGCGGCCACCATGGTGGGTGCTGGTGCCGTTCGTCGTCGCTGCCGCCGCGACCGATACATTGCGACGGTTGTGGGAGCGTCGGCGGGAGCCGGCCGTTCCCGCATAG
- a CDS encoding bifunctional FO biosynthesis protein CofGH, which translates to MALNPQRGADLPSPVVPPKAGAPSPSALRRVLRRARDGVALNVDEAAIAMTARGDDLVELCRSAARVRDAGLESAGRRGPGGRLPVSYSRKVFIPVTHLCRDTCHYCTFVTVPGRLRAQGMGMYMEPDEILDVARRGAELGCKEALFTLGDRPEDRWDEARQWLDERGYDSTLDYVRAMAIRVLEETGLLPHLNPGVMSWSELSRLKPVAPSMGMMLETTSRRLFETKGEAHYGSPDKDPAVRLRTLDDAGRLSIPFTTGLLVGIGETLVERAETMHAIRKSHKEFGHVQEVIVQNFRAKDHTAMASAPDAGIDDFLATIAVTRLVLGPKMRIQAPPNLVSRDECLALIGAGVDDWGGVSPLTPDHVNPERPWPALDDLADVTAEAGYDLVQRLTAQPQYVQAGAAWIDPRVRSHVDALADADTGYALDVNPVGRPWQEPDEASESLGRTDLHTAIDSEGRLTETRSDLDSAFGDWESIRAKVTELAARAPERIDTDVLAALRSAERDPAGCSDDEYLALATADGPALEAVTALADSLRRDVVGDDVTFVVNRNINFTNICYTGCRFCAFAQRKGDADAYSLSTDEVADRAWEAHVAGATEVCMQGGIDPELPVTGYADLVRAVKKRVPSMHVHAFSPMEIANGVTRSGMSVREWLTSLREAGLDTIPGTAAEILDDEVRWVLTKGKLPTSEWINVVTTAHEVGLRSSSTMMYGHVDTPRHWVGHLNVLRSIQDKTGGFTEFVPLPFVHQSSPLYLAGGARPGPTHRDNRAVHALARIMLHGRISHIQTSWVKLGVERTQVMLRGGANDLGGTLMEETISRMAGSENGSAKTVAELVAIAEGIGRPARQRTTDYTPLAA; encoded by the coding sequence GTGGCTCTGAACCCCCAGCGCGGCGCCGACTTGCCGAGCCCCGTGGTCCCACCGAAAGCCGGGGCGCCCAGCCCCTCAGCGTTGCGGCGTGTGCTGCGAAGAGCGCGCGACGGCGTTGCGCTCAACGTCGACGAGGCCGCGATCGCGATGACCGCGCGCGGTGATGATCTGGTCGAGCTGTGTCGTAGCGCGGCGCGGGTGCGGGATGCGGGTCTGGAGTCGGCGGGCCGGCGCGGCCCGGGCGGCAGGCTGCCGGTCAGCTACTCGCGCAAGGTGTTCATCCCCGTCACCCATCTGTGCCGCGACACGTGCCACTACTGCACGTTCGTGACCGTGCCGGGCCGGCTGCGCGCCCAGGGCATGGGCATGTACATGGAGCCCGACGAGATCCTCGACGTGGCTCGGCGTGGCGCTGAACTGGGTTGCAAGGAAGCGCTTTTCACACTCGGTGACCGTCCGGAGGATCGCTGGGACGAGGCCCGGCAGTGGCTCGACGAGCGTGGGTACGACTCGACGCTGGACTACGTGCGGGCGATGGCCATCCGGGTTTTGGAAGAGACCGGCCTGCTGCCGCACCTGAATCCCGGGGTGATGAGCTGGTCGGAGCTGTCGCGGCTCAAGCCGGTCGCTCCGTCGATGGGCATGATGCTGGAGACCACGTCGCGGCGGCTTTTCGAAACCAAGGGTGAGGCGCATTACGGCAGTCCCGACAAGGATCCGGCGGTGCGGCTGCGCACTCTCGACGATGCCGGGCGGCTGTCGATCCCGTTCACGACAGGTCTGCTGGTGGGAATCGGTGAGACGCTGGTCGAGCGCGCCGAGACCATGCATGCGATCCGCAAGTCCCACAAGGAGTTCGGCCACGTTCAGGAAGTGATCGTGCAGAACTTCCGGGCCAAGGATCACACGGCAATGGCGTCGGCGCCCGACGCCGGGATCGACGACTTCCTGGCGACCATTGCGGTCACCCGCCTGGTGCTGGGCCCGAAGATGCGCATCCAGGCTCCGCCGAACCTGGTCTCGCGCGACGAATGCCTGGCGCTGATCGGCGCGGGTGTCGACGATTGGGGCGGTGTTTCGCCGCTGACTCCTGACCACGTCAACCCCGAGCGTCCGTGGCCCGCGTTGGACGATCTGGCCGATGTGACCGCCGAGGCGGGCTATGACCTGGTGCAGCGGCTGACCGCGCAACCGCAGTATGTGCAGGCCGGGGCGGCGTGGATCGACCCGCGGGTGCGCAGCCACGTCGACGCACTGGCGGACGCGGACACCGGTTATGCGCTCGACGTCAACCCGGTCGGTCGGCCCTGGCAAGAGCCCGACGAGGCATCCGAATCGTTGGGGCGCACCGATCTGCACACGGCGATCGATTCCGAGGGGCGGCTCACCGAGACGCGCAGTGACCTCGACAGCGCGTTCGGTGACTGGGAGTCGATCCGCGCCAAGGTCACCGAGTTGGCGGCGCGGGCGCCCGAACGCATCGACACCGATGTGCTGGCGGCGCTGCGTTCGGCCGAACGTGACCCGGCCGGCTGCAGTGACGACGAGTATCTGGCGCTGGCCACTGCGGACGGGCCTGCGTTGGAAGCGGTTACCGCGCTGGCGGATTCGCTGCGCCGTGACGTCGTCGGCGATGACGTCACGTTCGTCGTCAACCGCAACATCAACTTCACCAACATCTGCTACACCGGCTGCCGGTTCTGCGCGTTCGCGCAGCGCAAGGGTGACGCCGACGCGTACTCGTTGTCGACCGACGAGGTTGCCGACCGGGCGTGGGAGGCGCACGTCGCGGGGGCGACCGAGGTGTGCATGCAGGGCGGCATCGATCCCGAGCTGCCCGTCACGGGTTATGCGGATCTGGTCCGTGCGGTCAAGAAGCGCGTGCCGTCCATGCACGTGCACGCCTTCTCGCCCATGGAGATCGCCAACGGCGTGACGCGCAGTGGGATGTCGGTGCGGGAGTGGCTGACGTCGCTGCGTGAGGCCGGCCTGGACACCATCCCGGGCACGGCTGCCGAGATCCTCGACGACGAGGTGCGGTGGGTTTTGACCAAGGGCAAGCTGCCGACGTCGGAGTGGATCAATGTGGTGACCACCGCGCACGAAGTCGGGCTGCGGTCGTCGTCGACGATGATGTACGGCCACGTCGACACCCCGCGGCACTGGGTGGGCCACCTCAACGTGCTGCGCTCGATCCAGGACAAGACCGGCGGGTTCACCGAATTCGTGCCGCTGCCGTTCGTGCACCAGTCCTCACCGCTGTACCTGGCCGGTGGGGCGCGTCCGGGGCCGACGCACCGTGACAACCGGGCCGTGCATGCGTTGGCCCGGATCATGTTGCATGGCCGGATCTCTCACATCCAGACCAGCTGGGTCAAGCTCGGTGTCGAGCGCACCCAGGTGATGCTGCGGGGCGGTGCCAACGATCTGGGCGGCACGTTGATGGAAGAGACCATCTCGCGCATGGCCGGTTCGGAGAACGGTTCGGCCAAGACGGTGGCGGAGCTGGTCGCGATCGCCGAGGGCATCGGCCGCCCAGCACGCCAACGCACCACCGACTACACGCCTCTCGCCGCGTAG
- a CDS encoding excalibur calcium-binding domain-containing protein yields the protein MRAAALGLILGVTAVPLIGVGTAPVAGAYSNCSEARAAGAAPLYAGQPGYSRKLDRDGDGVACETGGGSAATGSLPLLGVPNVPVAPAPAVPPAAPAPTGTGAAITTVVQWTGTDCIDITAPAGSAGTLQTATHCGGQATLTSSGSGDQMVGADPIIGDAGTLSCEILSGRLVDAGTAGDGHDVNCLTRADALS from the coding sequence ATGCGCGCCGCCGCCCTCGGACTCATCCTTGGAGTCACTGCCGTCCCCCTGATCGGCGTGGGTACAGCCCCAGTCGCAGGCGCTTACAGCAACTGCTCCGAAGCCCGGGCAGCCGGTGCCGCACCCCTGTACGCGGGACAACCTGGATACAGCCGGAAGCTCGATCGCGACGGCGACGGCGTGGCATGCGAAACCGGCGGCGGCAGTGCAGCGACCGGAAGTCTTCCGCTGCTCGGCGTGCCGAATGTTCCCGTGGCACCCGCACCCGCGGTACCACCCGCCGCGCCCGCACCGACGGGTACCGGCGCCGCGATCACCACGGTGGTCCAGTGGACAGGCACGGACTGCATCGACATCACTGCCCCGGCCGGATCCGCAGGCACACTGCAGACCGCGACCCACTGCGGCGGTCAGGCCACCTTGACGAGCAGTGGCAGCGGCGACCAGATGGTCGGGGCCGACCCGATCATCGGCGACGCCGGAACGCTGTCGTGCGAAATCCTGAGCGGGCGGCTCGTCGACGCAGGCACGGCCGGCGACGGGCACGACGTCAACTGCCTCACCCGCGCCGACGCGCTGTCGTAG
- a CDS encoding ABC transporter family substrate-binding protein, producing MRVDTLRGVPTPSRRAHKTIGALISVPALLLSGCTVSPPPAPQSTETTESTPPPPPKATQVIMAIDAIGPGFNPHLLSDQSPVNAAVAALVLPSSFRPVPDPKSPTGSRWELDKTLLESAEVTNDNPFTVTYKIRPEAQWTDNAPIAADDYWYLWRQMVSQPGVVDPAGYDLITGVQSVEGGKQAVVTFSQPYPAWRELFNDILPAHIVKDVPGGFGAGLARAMPVTGGQFRVESIDPQRDEILLARNDRFWSVPAKPDLLLFRRGGAPAALADSIRNGDTQVAQVHGGAATFAQLSAIPDVRTARIVTPRVMQLALRAQQPKLADVQVRKAILGLIDVDLLASVGAGDDNTVTLAQAQVRSPSDPGYVPTAPPAMSRDAALDLLRGAGFETQAAAPPTPGAPPPDNGRPRITKDGAPLALVLGVASNDPTSVAVANTAADQLRNVGIDASVLALDPVALYGEALTNNRVDAVVGWHQAGGDLATTLASRYGCRALEATAVATATPGVPTPTTTSPSSTTPPPSGTATATTAPPAPPSLDGGELVQAPSNITGICDRSIQPKIDAALDGSENIAAVIEAVEPRLWNMATVLPILQDTTIVAAGPSVQNVSLSGAVPVGIVGDAGNWTKTR from the coding sequence ATGCGGGTCGATACCCTGAGGGGCGTGCCGACACCCTCCAGACGCGCCCACAAGACGATCGGGGCGCTCATCTCGGTGCCGGCTCTTCTGCTTAGCGGCTGCACGGTCAGTCCGCCTCCTGCACCGCAGAGCACCGAGACGACGGAGTCCACGCCACCGCCGCCGCCGAAGGCGACTCAGGTCATCATGGCGATCGATGCGATCGGGCCAGGCTTCAATCCACATCTGCTGTCCGACCAGTCGCCGGTGAACGCGGCCGTCGCCGCGTTGGTGCTGCCGAGCTCGTTCCGGCCCGTCCCCGATCCGAAGTCCCCGACGGGCTCGCGGTGGGAACTCGACAAGACGTTGCTCGAGTCCGCCGAGGTGACCAACGACAACCCGTTCACGGTGACGTACAAGATCCGGCCCGAGGCGCAGTGGACCGACAACGCACCGATCGCCGCTGACGACTACTGGTACCTGTGGCGGCAGATGGTCAGCCAGCCCGGCGTGGTCGACCCGGCTGGCTACGACCTGATCACCGGTGTGCAGTCCGTCGAGGGCGGGAAGCAGGCCGTCGTGACGTTCTCGCAGCCGTACCCGGCTTGGCGCGAACTGTTCAACGACATCCTGCCCGCCCACATCGTCAAGGACGTGCCCGGCGGATTCGGAGCCGGATTGGCCAGGGCGATGCCCGTCACCGGCGGCCAGTTCCGCGTCGAGAGCATCGACCCACAACGCGACGAGATCCTGCTGGCCCGCAACGACCGGTTCTGGAGCGTGCCGGCCAAGCCCGATCTGCTGCTGTTCCGCCGGGGCGGCGCACCCGCCGCGTTGGCCGATTCGATCCGCAACGGCGACACTCAGGTCGCCCAAGTGCACGGCGGCGCAGCGACTTTCGCCCAGCTCAGCGCGATCCCCGACGTCCGGACGGCGCGAATCGTGACTCCGCGCGTCATGCAGCTGGCCTTGCGCGCCCAGCAGCCCAAGCTCGCCGATGTCCAGGTGCGTAAGGCGATTCTGGGGCTCATCGACGTCGACCTGCTCGCCTCGGTGGGAGCGGGGGACGACAACACCGTCACCCTCGCGCAAGCCCAGGTGCGTTCGCCGTCGGATCCGGGATACGTGCCCACGGCGCCGCCGGCGATGAGCCGGGACGCAGCACTGGACCTGTTGCGCGGCGCCGGTTTTGAGACTCAGGCGGCCGCGCCACCCACACCGGGGGCGCCGCCGCCGGACAACGGCAGGCCCCGCATCACCAAGGACGGAGCCCCGTTGGCCCTGGTGCTCGGAGTGGCGTCGAACGACCCGACGTCGGTGGCCGTCGCCAACACCGCGGCCGATCAGTTGCGCAACGTCGGGATCGACGCGTCGGTGCTGGCGCTGGATCCCGTCGCGCTGTACGGCGAGGCATTGACCAACAATCGGGTCGACGCGGTGGTCGGCTGGCATCAGGCCGGGGGAGACCTGGCGACAACGCTGGCATCGCGCTACGGCTGCCGGGCTTTGGAGGCGACGGCGGTTGCCACGGCCACTCCCGGCGTGCCCACACCGACGACGACATCGCCGAGCAGCACCACGCCGCCGCCGAGTGGGACGGCGACGGCGACCACCGCGCCGCCGGCGCCGCCGTCGCTCGACGGTGGTGAACTGGTGCAGGCGCCGAGCAACATCACCGGAATCTGCGACCGCAGTATTCAGCCGAAAATCGATGCGGCGCTGGATGGTTCAGAGAACATCGCCGCGGTGATCGAAGCCGTCGAACCCCGGTTGTGGAACATGGCCACCGTGCTGCCGATCCTGCAGGACACCACCATCGTCGCGGCAGGCCCGAGCGTGCAGAACGTCAGCCTGTCCGGTGCGGTACCGGTCGGCATCGTCGGCGACGCGGGGAACTGGACCAAGACGCGATAG
- the typA gene encoding translational GTPase TypA: MNFRNVAIVAHVDHGKTTLVDAMLRQSGALTHRGDDSTERIMDSGDLEREKGITILAKNTAVHRHNADGTVTVINVIDTPGHADFGGEVERGLSMVDGVLLLVDASEGPLPQTRFVLRKALAAHLPVILVVNKTDRPDARIAEVVEESHDLLLDVASDLDEEAQAAAEKALDLPTLYASGRAGIASTTQPENGQNPDGENLDPLFDVLMEHIPPPSGDPEAPLQALVTNLDASAFLGRLALVRIYNGKLKKGQQVAWMREVDGAPVITSAKITELLVTEGVERTATSEAVAGDIVAVAGIPEIMIGDTLADPEHAHALPRVTVDEPAISVVIGTNTSPLAGRVSGHKLTARMVKSRLDQELVGNVSIRVVDIGRPDAWEVQGRGELALAILVEQMRREGFELTVGKPQVVTRTIDGKLHEPFEALTIDCPEEFVGAITQLMAARKGRMEEMTNHAAGWVRMDFIVPSRGLIGFRTDFLTETRGTGIANAVFDGYRPWAGEIRARHTGSLVSDRSGSITPFAMIQLADRGQFFVEPGQDTYEGQVVGINPRAEDLDINITREKKLTNMRSSTADVIETLARPLELDLEQAMEFCAADECVEVTPEIVRVRKIELTASLRARAKARAKARG; the protein is encoded by the coding sequence GTGAACTTTCGCAACGTCGCCATCGTGGCCCACGTCGACCACGGCAAAACGACCCTAGTCGACGCCATGCTGCGGCAGTCGGGTGCGTTGACCCACCGCGGAGACGACTCCACCGAGCGCATCATGGACTCCGGCGACCTGGAGCGGGAAAAGGGCATCACGATCCTTGCCAAGAACACCGCGGTGCACCGGCACAACGCGGACGGCACGGTCACCGTCATCAACGTGATCGACACGCCGGGCCACGCGGACTTCGGCGGCGAGGTCGAGCGCGGCCTGTCGATGGTCGACGGTGTGCTGCTGCTGGTCGACGCCTCCGAAGGGCCGTTGCCGCAGACCCGGTTCGTGCTGCGTAAGGCGCTGGCCGCACATCTGCCGGTGATCCTGGTGGTCAACAAGACCGACCGCCCCGACGCACGTATCGCCGAGGTGGTCGAGGAAAGCCACGATCTGCTGCTCGATGTCGCGTCCGACCTCGACGAGGAGGCCCAGGCCGCGGCCGAGAAGGCGCTCGACCTGCCGACGCTGTACGCGTCGGGCCGGGCCGGTATCGCCTCGACCACCCAGCCCGAAAACGGCCAGAACCCCGACGGGGAGAACCTCGACCCGCTGTTCGACGTGCTGATGGAGCACATCCCGCCGCCGTCAGGCGACCCGGAAGCCCCGCTGCAGGCGCTCGTCACCAACCTCGACGCTTCGGCGTTCCTCGGCCGGTTGGCCCTCGTGCGCATCTACAACGGCAAGCTCAAGAAGGGCCAGCAGGTCGCCTGGATGCGTGAGGTGGACGGCGCGCCCGTGATCACCTCCGCCAAGATCACCGAACTTCTGGTCACCGAAGGCGTCGAGCGCACCGCGACCTCCGAGGCCGTCGCGGGTGACATCGTCGCCGTCGCGGGCATCCCCGAGATCATGATCGGCGACACCCTGGCCGACCCGGAGCACGCGCACGCCCTGCCCCGCGTCACGGTCGACGAGCCGGCCATCTCGGTGGTCATCGGCACCAACACCTCGCCGCTGGCCGGCCGGGTGTCCGGGCACAAGCTGACCGCGCGGATGGTCAAGAGCCGGCTCGACCAGGAGCTCGTCGGCAACGTGTCGATCCGTGTCGTCGACATCGGCCGTCCCGACGCCTGGGAGGTGCAGGGCCGTGGCGAGCTGGCGCTGGCGATCCTTGTCGAGCAGATGCGCCGCGAAGGTTTCGAGCTCACCGTGGGCAAGCCACAGGTGGTGACCCGCACGATCGACGGCAAGCTGCACGAACCGTTCGAGGCTCTGACCATCGACTGTCCCGAAGAGTTCGTCGGCGCCATCACGCAACTGATGGCCGCGCGCAAGGGCCGCATGGAAGAGATGACCAACCATGCCGCGGGCTGGGTGCGGATGGACTTCATCGTGCCCAGCCGCGGGCTGATCGGCTTCCGCACCGACTTCCTGACCGAGACCCGCGGCACCGGCATCGCCAACGCGGTGTTCGACGGGTACCGGCCGTGGGCCGGAGAGATCCGGGCCCGCCACACCGGTTCGCTGGTCAGCGACCGCTCCGGATCCATCACCCCGTTCGCGATGATCCAGCTGGCCGACCGTGGGCAGTTCTTCGTCGAGCCCGGCCAGGACACCTACGAGGGCCAGGTGGTCGGCATCAATCCGCGCGCCGAGGATCTCGACATCAACATCACGCGCGAGAAGAAGCTGACCAACATGCGGTCGTCCACGGCCGATGTCATCGAGACCCTCGCTCGGCCGTTGGAACTCGACCTCGAGCAGGCCATGGAGTTCTGCGCGGCCGACGAATGTGTCGAGGTGACGCCGGAGATCGTGCGCGTGCGCAAGATCGAGCTCACCGCGAGCCTGCGGGCGCGGGCCAAGGCGCGTGCCAAGGCCCGCGGCTGA